A window from Chitinophaga filiformis encodes these proteins:
- a CDS encoding ExbD/TolR family protein: MPKVKMPRKSTLVDMTAMCDVAFLLLTFFMLATKFKPDEPVTVVTPSSINTKLLPDSDVIMLTVDKDGRVFFSMDGQPKRQQLIQDLNSQYKLGLTDKEMNNFIIGASVGTEIKNLKSYLSMKPEERKKAGLEVGIPSDSANNEVAVWIEYARSAQGGNPRLQYCVKADNQTPYPKIKDILDTFKEKKIQKLNLVTNLEAPPPGTAAAEARDEH, from the coding sequence ACCGCGATGTGTGACGTGGCTTTCTTGCTGCTCACTTTCTTCATGCTGGCTACTAAATTTAAACCAGACGAGCCGGTAACTGTGGTTACTCCATCCTCCATCAATACCAAACTGCTGCCGGATTCTGATGTGATCATGCTGACAGTTGATAAGGACGGTAGAGTATTCTTCAGTATGGATGGTCAGCCCAAAAGGCAGCAACTGATTCAGGATCTGAATTCGCAGTATAAGCTCGGACTGACTGACAAGGAAATGAACAACTTTATCATCGGCGCCAGCGTTGGTACTGAAATCAAGAACCTGAAATCTTATCTCTCCATGAAACCGGAAGAGCGTAAGAAAGCAGGTCTGGAAGTAGGTATTCCAAGTGACTCAGCCAATAATGAAGTTGCGGTATGGATCGAGTATGCAAGGTCTGCACAGGGTGGAAATCCAAGACTACAGTACTGCGTGAAAGCTGATAACCAAACTCCTTATCCTAAGATTAAGGACATCCTGGATACCTTCAAAGAAAAGAAGATTCAGAAGCTGAACCTGGTTACGAATCTGGAGGCACCACCTCCCGGAACGGCAGCAGCGGAAGCTCGTGATGAACACTAA
- a CDS encoding ExbD/TolR family protein — protein sequence MAEMDTSSSGGKGKHQGTKSKKQSTRVDMTPMVDLGFLLITFFMLTTTMSKPKTMDLIMPKDTKDEKEQNKVKESTALTILLGKKDRVYYYEGLAQDPNASANPDFFKATTFANKGGIRDVIIKKRDEVAKARNAKGEPEDVVVIIKADDDATYKDFVDILDEMAINRIQRYATVDISDQDKTWIRQTEAANGGGSK from the coding sequence ATGGCAGAAATGGATACCAGCAGTAGTGGCGGTAAAGGCAAACACCAGGGTACGAAATCAAAGAAGCAGTCTACACGCGTAGACATGACTCCGATGGTGGATCTTGGCTTTCTGCTGATCACATTCTTCATGTTGACTACAACCATGAGCAAGCCCAAGACAATGGACCTGATCATGCCGAAGGATACTAAGGATGAAAAAGAGCAGAACAAAGTAAAAGAAAGTACTGCCCTCACTATACTGCTTGGAAAAAAAGACCGGGTATATTATTACGAAGGTTTGGCGCAAGACCCGAATGCATCAGCCAATCCTGATTTTTTCAAGGCGACCACCTTTGCAAATAAAGGGGGAATCAGAGACGTAATTATTAAAAAGCGGGATGAGGTTGCTAAAGCGAGAAATGCAAAAGGCGAACCTGAAGATGTAGTGGTGATCATTAAAGCTGATGATGACGCTACATACAAGGATTTCGTTGACATTCTGGACGAAATGGCTATAAACCGTATTCAACGTTACGCAACGGTTGACATCAGCGATCAGGATAAAACCTGGATCCGTCAGACTGAAGCAGCTAACGGCGGTGGCTCGAAGTAA